A region of Anguilla anguilla isolate fAngAng1 chromosome 18, fAngAng1.pri, whole genome shotgun sequence DNA encodes the following proteins:
- the prr18 gene encoding proline-rich protein 18 — MPFPPINLHQRITSPGKELFRKKKPNIVPPQSLLSSKMKEENDSEKEKLSTSWPSANLKQLGRKPQPQKSKLPTHVAPGTLGMEDKNSWLTLPKPLANSCDSVPRSSSGESATQKSSKHSSRSSLAKGDGVEEIHFSLSLTPEAILVIQKRNLEKQMMAKQQKCCASADFRHRRVFPSRRAQGASKTNVPVAKLESPEDISAIVKISLLNDQYKYDDVEYEEEDGDVDETVVRKCKEWLKGVESAAAFGKVDKLATLPHLKS; from the coding sequence ATGCCTTTTCCTCCAATTAATCTGCACCAGCGGATCACGTCGCCCGGGAAGGAACTCTTCAGGAAAAAGAAACCCAACATCGTGCCGCCCCAGTCTCTGCTTAGTAGTAAAATGAAAGAAGAGAATGATTCTGAAAAGGAGAAACTATCTACGTCTTGGCCATCGGCGAATCTGAAACAGCTGGGGCGAAAGCCACAACCACAGAAGAGCAAACTTCCCACACACGTAGCACCTGGTACTCTGGGAATGGAGGACAAGAACTCCTGGTTGACGTTACCAAAACCATTGGCAAACTCTTGCGATAGCGTGCCGCGCTCGAGTTCCGGGGAGTCCGCCACGCAGAAGAGCAGCAAGCATTCCTCGCGGAGTTCCCTTGCCAAGGGCGACGGTGTAGAGGAAATCCACTTCTCTCTCAGCCTCACCCCAGAGGCCATTCTCGTCATTCAGAAGCGCAACTTGGAGAAGCAGATGATGGCAAAGCAACAGAAGTGTTGCGCCTCTGCAGACTTTCGGCACCGCCGTGTCTTCCCTTCCAGGCGGGCGCAGGGAGCATCCAAGACGAACGTTCCTGTTGCCAAGTTGGAGAGCCCTGAAGACATTAGCGCCATCGTTAAAATATCGCTGTTAAATGATCAGTATAAATATGACGACGTGGAGTACGAAGAGGAGGACGGTGATGTGGACGAAACAGTCGTGAGGAAATGCAAAGAGTGGCTCAAAGGAGTGGAAAGTGCCGCTGCCTTTGGGAAAGTGGACAAACTGGCCACTCTTCCGCATCTAAAAAGCTGA